DNA from Tripterygium wilfordii isolate XIE 37 chromosome 15, ASM1340144v1, whole genome shotgun sequence:
gcgtttagtataagaaataacatgtcaaatgacaaaaaagaccctcactctcactttaattgaGGGTAATTTAAACATATTACCACAAATCTCATACTATATAAGCCTAATATCAGATTCTTTCCAAACACCGGataagattaaattatacatcaatttATACAAGGATTAAATTAATACATTGGATAAGaatattatactatcctatacaTAGGATTAAGATTTAGTATTTAGAGTTTAGTATTTATGCAACCAATTGGCGATAGCCTAGTTAATTATCTCTCCGAACTTAGGGCATCCGAAATtgggagttcgaaccaaccGGTCAGGATATTTCCTGGTGAAGTCCTCACTTTCAAGCTTCAATCCAATCTTACTTGTCGACAACTTGGTGCCAGTTGTTCTTACAGTCGGAGATTTATGCGCACTCAACTGTCTGAAGGACATGCATGTTGGACTAGGTGATTCCTCGGTTATGAAGAAaagatttatgttttttttttcaaaatttactaTGAGCACCATAATACtaaataacacattttaattcatgatttaacatgattttggaGTAATTATAGCAAATACTAGCTAAAATAATCGTAACCTCCCATCCCTTTTTCAAGTGGTTATACAATCATGTTGTCTCCTCACCTTTAGCTTTTCATAAATATCCGAATTTGGATCGCAAACTTAAGAAATCTAGGTTGGCTAAGATTACAAGATCAAAAGAAGAAACGATAAAACCCTAATTTGATTATTACAAAGCTATTCATTGACTTGTGATTAAGCAAAGCAAAAAGGCTTTAAAGTAGGTAACTATTTAAACTTTTGTTTCTGGCTCTATTGCGTAGCTCAACCAAAATAATATGAGAAACGGTATTTGAACCCCCTAAAATTAGTATGCTCATCCCTAGTGATTGAGTTCAATTagattaatattaaattttctCGATTTACGtctgatttgatatttgattttttcgATTTACGTGTGAAATAACATTTGATTCTCACCTCAAAAATTGGTTTTGCTTAGACCATCTACAGTAGATACTCTTaataaaatctctaaatttACAATAAATGTTTTTCACATATTTACAGTTTCTCTAATAATAACACCACGCAACATATACTCTAAACCATACTCTAAATCTtttaaataatcatttatataCAATCAATTTTTATCATTTAACCTCAATTCCTTTTACATTTAAATCAAATGACATTAACATTTAAATCAGTACTAGTAGAAGTAGTGGTTTTGTGTTGATACTAGTAATAATGTTGGTCAAAACAAGAACGCAAAGAAATCCAAAAGTTTGTCATTGAATGAGTTCGTTGTGTTCCATGATCGAATCAAGTATCATAATATCAATTTCTTTAAGCTTctcagaaaacaaaatcaacctATCTTTACAAATCCCTCATTCGAACTAATCATCAACAACAAATGAcccaaacaaagaacaaaatagaACATAAATGACCAATTCGGAGACTTTTAGAAAGCCTGGAATCTTGGAGGAAATTGAAGAGCATTTTAGGGGTCCTAGAATCGCAATGGTAAAATAGTTGAGAGAGACAACCGGATGGTGATAGCCAACCGATGAGACAGCGATGGTGGTATCGGATCATCTACGCACCAGGTGCGTCGCTGCACGAGAGACAGGAGTACATAGAATGATAGAACTCgataaaaaaatagagaaataaaaaaGGCAAAACAAATGAATATCTTTCATTAAAATATTGGATCCAGTATTCTACAGTAAAACTGGACGTCCACAGTTTCACTATTCACATATGCAGTTTTACAGTTTTACTGTAATATCTGCTGAAGCCTGTTTTTGGgtcaaaaattataaataatactCTAATTTTATAGTAGATTTCAATTTGTAGGATCTGTTTGAGGTGATATCACGCAaatcaaaagaatcaaatatcatTCATACGtaaatcaaaaggaaaaaatatcaAATCACATGTAAATCGTGAAaatctaatattaatataattgaaCTTAATCATTGGGAATGAGAATATTAATTTTAGGGGTTTCGAATACATAATATTCACACAAAGGGATCAAGGATTGGCTTAAAACATTAAAGAGTAATTTCTATATAGTCCCCACAAGAagtcaaaattttcatcaaCACCAAACAAGGGCTAGAATGTGCACTACAACACCCTGTGGTGCACCACTGGTCCCCCTCACCCCACATAAAGCATTTGTTTGTATGATttcactttctccatagagTTTGGGTTTGCTAATACAACAGAGACATGCCATCATATGCTCTGTCTCATCAACATTTTCTCTGCACAAAGTGTCAAAACACTAGCTGCCTTGATGGATACCTTGACTAAACTTTCATCAATACAATCTCATATCATTGTCACTGCCTGAACTAACAGTTGAAAGAATGCTTTCATCAATGGAAGCTAAAATACATGTGAATCACACAAACCCACTTCATGTGGTGAGTACTACTATTGCAAGGTCCAACTTCTCGATAGTGCATGTATGCTTCACATTGCATACAAGAGTCTAATGGTGTGGTACTTTGTGGCATCATAGTATGATTCATCTTGTCAAACATGAGATGACCAACCAATACTTTGCCAAGATGTCCATGCCTCGAGACATATGAGGTGGGCATGGAATTGATAATATCAATATGTAATCCCACGCAGCTTAGTCAGCACCTATATTTTCTTTCCACGTCCACCACCAGCCCATACTAGTTTGAAACTAGGAGAAATGCTTGTTACACGTTAATGAGTTTGGCCTATTGTATTATGTACTTACATCTTTCCCTGAGTGATGCGGGACAAGAGACTTAGTCTCATCATCACTCGGTAACTCGCCCAGTACTACCAAGCTTAACACTGCAGAGGCTCGTGGCCCTGTCTGCTCGAGCCGAGTGCTACAACACTAGTGTACTAATTGAAACTAATCCACATTCCAATCTAATGTATTGACACAGGTAAAAGAACACAACATCTACAGTGCACATCAAGTTGGGTGCAGGGCTTATGCTTATCTTCCACTAGTCCCTCTCTAACATATTCTGTAGGATGTGAACTAGGAGAGTTGAACAAAAGCATCAATGATTCAAGCTCATGATGAATCACCTAAGATTTGTGGGACCAAAGCATTACACCATCATGCTGCAGATCTTACAAAAGCCAAAGAGAGTATTGAAAAACACCTGAAATTTAGGTATTCAACCATCATATCCATGTAATGTATGATATTTATCTTCTAATCTACTCTAAAGCAAGTACATGTAGTTCTTTAAATGAACGAATATAACTTGAACGATCACTAAGCTGCGAATCCAGAGCCAGCAAACGTACCATTGGATGTCTAGATGACCACTAAGAAGTATTTGCACTTTCCAGGCACTAAATCATAGAGGTTTTACCAGTTCGGTGGTAAAATAATCCCGCATTTGGGTAGAAGCTCTCTCATGCAACAGGTTTCAACAGGTCcacatatatatctatcaaAGTCCAGATGATATTGATCAGGAACAGTTCGTATATGATTGagtgaattgaagaaaatgggtGGACTTTCAAGAATATGCTAAAGAAGCAACAGGCATGCAAACCACAGGTATATCCATGTGCATATATAGAACTACAATTAAATTGCCAACTTATTATCCAGACACTAAGTGGAAACAAATCTTTGACAAACTCAGAACTCTCATCACAAGGGCTCAAGCTGGAGAAATTTTTCGATGATCATATGGATACATCTCACTAAATTGAGAAGTAGTGTTACACTGACATCTGCAACTGAGAAAGGCATCGTTTTCAGCACTGCCAATAAACATTGGGGCATGATTATTTTTAGATTGGTAGACAGAAACAAAATCACTTGCCATGTAAGCcatggattttttattttaattttattttcaagtttcAAAAGAAGAGTAACTTCTTTATCAAAAAGCAAGAGAGGATGAAATAACAAGGGGTTCAGGGAAATAACGTAAGGGAGCAGCTCCAAAAGATTGAAAATAAACCAATACCTTCTAaaattggaaataaaaaaaatgtgtcaTACTCTTCAGCTATTGGGAAATTTTGGTATATATTGCTCTCCAAGGTTGCGGTAGCGATCATTTTCACCTTCAAGAAGGCCCACAACCTGTTTCAAGAACAAAATTACTAAATGTCTGGCCTACAGCAACAAAGGAATAGAACATAGATGAAATAAATTTAGCTAAAGGAAACTATCTTGGCATACTGAGATGAGTTATGATCAATACATGCACACATGCCTGAGTTTGTTGATGTTTAGAAACTATAGAAAATACCATGAGAAGATGCAGCATAATAGCAATACTCATAATTTTTGCTTTGGTCTTATCTATTATAGATATCATTCTAAAATATTGGCTCTCCCCGTAACGTCAAGCAGAGATTTCCCATGCATGCTCAATGGTTTTGGAGTCCTATTAACCATAAAAATTCAGTTGGCTATGAAAGATGCTTATTGAAGGAAGACTTTCGCAAAAAGTACGCCAAAACATATAAGCCCATTTACCTCTCCCATTGATGGCCGCATTTCAGGGCTCCTTTGCACACAGAAGTATGCTGCTTTGGCCATAAGGTATAATTCATAAGTGTCATACGAGTCTTCCAGACGAGGATCAATAAGTTCATGTAATGCAAGCTTCTCGATCAGTGGCTCTGCCTAAATCCACCAGAGAGCATAGAGAGATATCTTAGATGCTAACAGAGGAAACATGTACAAATGGAATAATGTATTTTGCTAGGGTAAAATGCATATGAAGTACCTAGCACTGCAATCAAAATAGAAAATTGTAAAAGTATCACTGTTTTTCTAAAGCATAACAATCGAGAAACCAACCCATTGGCGCAGAGATTGTTGTTGACCTTCCCTGTTTGCAACCACTACCTTTCGTCCTGATATTAGTTGCAACAGCACAATGCCAAAGGAATAGACATCTGTTCTTACAGAAACAATACCATTCTCTGCATATTCTGGAGCAAGGTATCTACATGAAGAAAAGAACATGTCATCTTTTGGTAACAAAATGAAGACATAATAGATATGGAAATATAAAAACTATAATATGTTGTACTACAAAGCAGAAAGACAAAAGAATCCTACCCGAATGTTCCAAGTACTCTTGTCTGCATAGGATCATTAGTGGTCTTCCATTTCGCAAGGCCAAAGTCTCCTAGCTGTGTAAGTGCGAGTATTCCGtcaattcaatttcttaaagtGTCATTTTACTGAAGATTTCAACATGTACACTCATTCGTCATGCAAAATTTTAGTGGCAAGAGTCTCCATCATTAGAACATAAAAGTAAGCAATACCATGAATCAAATGAACAAACTCCAACGGCATTCTtcaacaaaacttcaaattaTCAAACAAAGCTGAAAACAGATCAGTATGCTAATATGCTGAGGATGCTGATTTACTAGATGAATCGTTGAGGCAAAGAATTTCACCATTTTCAATACaataagcaatagagaaataCAAGAGAAATTGTTAGAAGCTCAGAAGCATACATTAAGACATTCAGCAAATTAATTATCCCACTTCCTTTTTCTTAGTACTTGCAAATTGCGATATAGATCATTGTTTACACTAATTTGGCCACTTCCAGTTCCATCAAATAATTGGCAACCAAATCTCCTATAATACCTCATTGGATCGTTCTTCAGTTAAtgatctcttttttcctttggcTTGTACTCCAACTGAAATTACTTTTGAATCCTTACTAAAATGTGGATTCCTCTAGGTGAAACAGAGGAAGGTAGACTTTTGAATATTAGTAAGTTTGTTGCTATATGCAAAGTAACAGATGTAacattttatgttcttagaacaTAACAGATCAAAATGTCCAATTTCCCCTAAAAACTCAAAAAGAGTATGTCCTTTAGTTCAAAACTTAGAGCACCAAAAATTTCTTCCAAATGGTCTGGTATTGGTTTAGTCACTATTCCAACCAGTTATTTCCAAAATAAAGTTTTATTAATACAAGACCAGAGTCATCCATTGATATCAAGAATACTGTTGCAagccaaaattttgaaaaccgcTCTAATTATCCACTAAATTTCTtccaaaattgataaaaataattaattttggtTTTCCAAGACATTTCATGACTTCTGGTTTTTCAGAAACAGAATGATTTACACTTGCCTGATTGGTTTGTAAGGACAAAAATAAGTATGGTAAAAGAACATGGGCATAAATTTACCATTGGAACAAAGTCATGCGTGAGTAGTATATTGCTTGGACGCATGTCACGATGAATTATAGGACCTCCACGACATTCCTCATGCAGAAAACGCAAACCTTTTGCTGTTCCGATGGCAATAGCAAGTCTTTGATGCCACTCAAGAATGCTTTCTGTTTTATGTATGAAAGCCCGAGAAAAATTAACAGCAAGAAGAAAGTGTAAGTCAAACTCTCGCTGTAATGGAAAAAGACAAATAATGAAGAGAAAAATCGAAATGATCAAGGAATAGTCCCAAGCTATTTACTCACCAAATAAATGCCAATAAAGAGACTTGTTGCAAATATACTCATAAACCAAAATGTTAAAGTTCTCCTTGCAACAATAACCCAGCAGCATCACGATATTTTTGTGGCGAGCAAAGCTCAATACATAAACCTCAGaattaaattcaacaaaacCCTGTGTACTTGCTTCTTTCCGCACCTTTGCTGCAATTAGTTGCCCCTCTTTAAGCTTCCCCTTATAGACATGGCCATATCCACCTTCCCCTAACAAGTTGTCCTTTGAAAATTCATCTGTTGCGGTCTGAATCTGAGAAAAACTGAATTtcatagaattgttcatatacAACTCACTCCTCATCCCACAAGCAGCACAAAGAATAGGTGCTTCTGAGGATCCTCCTTGGAAGGAGCTTTTAAGTTGCTTTGGGACAAGTTGAGCAGTACGATTTTTGTTTTCTACTTTGGTGTACACACCTGGAAGGGACAATTGTTCTCTTCATTGATACTATGATGACTGATTTGAAAGTACAAGAAAGCAATGTTATTTATGCTAATGATTTGACTTAATGAAGAGTGATAAAACAACAATGTAGCCCATAAAAGGTAATAGAAAGGGTAACATAATCACCAACTGACAATGAAAATTATCCTCGTCACTGCCACACCTTACAACTGGTTGGAATTATAGAGGCAGTATGGTCAAGAACAAAGATATCAATATTTCTAAACTTAAATAGGGCTCCATATCCAGGCCTCTTTGCCAAAGAAGTTCAACAGAATATAAAAGAGTTATttcatcatatattcatatggtTTTGGTAAAGAAACAAGGGTAGTTGTGGGCCTTGTGGCTATAGTCAGCATATTTATTACATCCATCAATTTACAGACAATATtgcacttcatcatcaaaacaaCTTGTGTACAAgcacaaattaatttattaatatggTTTTGGTTAGGTGCATAAGTTCTCTTGATTTAGAAAAATGTGTGCGCAAGAGAAAGCCCTCCATCTTATCAAACAGCGTTTAATGATAAACAAGATCAAATACCTATATCAAGAAATATGATCTGGTGATACTGTGGTAACTAATGGAACTTAATCTTCGGATGTTAGTAAACATCTAACTAAGCTGAGTTCGTCTGTTCTAGAAAAATGAGTGACCTCAGTGTGTTGTGTGGATTTTGGAAAAATGAAAGTAAACACAAGAACCCGTGAAATTACATGGTTTGGTAGAGGGCTTTGGTTTCtcaggtctattggcattataaTTCAGACTCCAGAAGAAACTCAAAA
Protein-coding regions in this window:
- the LOC120016228 gene encoding probable serine/threonine-protein kinase PBL18 isoform X2 → MALGSMESPLSPSHVIIAYDATKDRSEHELKLTVDSVRVRGDILRGGDTLIVLGVLHKVLHPLGYQLKVGHDSFGTSSNRAMEEDVSRKVEVYVNMLLKSAEECEDEGVSIEVKITAGTPMKKVILQEAAACNASWVILDRHLRKDLKFFLKQIPCKVAIIQDSLSLDVLRSHPADEADAILHKNFYSISKPVPLMNSEGSEEKNIQQSVISCQSYSASIDSLQSSTMLKGSAMPSSAYRSWEHSLSSDFGSSSKQDISGVYTKVENKNRTAQLVPKQLKSSFQGGSSEAPILCAACGMRSELYMNNSMKFSFSQIQTATDEFSKDNLLGEGGYGHVYKGKLKEGQLIAAKVRKEASTQGFVEFNSEVYVLSFARHKNIVMLLGYCCKENFNILVYEYICNKSLYWHLFESILEWHQRLAIAIGTAKGLRFLHEECRGGPIIHRDMRPSNILLTHDFVPMLGDFGLAKWKTTNDPMQTRVLGTFGYLAPEYAENGIVSVRTDVYSFGIVLLQLISGRKVVVANREGQQQSLRQWSH
- the LOC120016228 gene encoding PTI1-like tyrosine-protein kinase 1 isoform X1, producing MALGSMESPLSPSHVIIAYDATKDRSEHELKLTVDSVRVRGDILRGGDTLIVLGVLHKVLHPLGYQLKVGHDSFGTSSNRAMEEDVSRKVEVYVNMLLKSAEECEDEGVSIEVKITAGTPMKKVILQEAAACNASWVILDRHLRKDLKFFLKQIPCKVAIIQDSLSLDVLRSHPADEADAILHKNFYSISKPVPLMNSEGSEEKNIQQSVISCQSYSASIDSLQSSTMLKGSAMPSSAYRSWEHSLSSDFGSSSKQDISGVYTKVENKNRTAQLVPKQLKSSFQGGSSEAPILCAACGMRSELYMNNSMKFSFSQIQTATDEFSKDNLLGEGGYGHVYKGKLKEGQLIAAKVRKEASTQGFVEFNSEVYVLSFARHKNIVMLLGYCCKENFNILVYEYICNKSLYWHLFESILEWHQRLAIAIGTAKGLRFLHEECRGGPIIHRDMRPSNILLTHDFVPMLGDFGLAKWKTTNDPMQTRVLGTFGYLAPEYAENGIVSVRTDVYSFGIVLLQLISGRKVVVANREGQQQSLRQWAEPLIEKLALHELIDPRLEDSYDTYELYLMAKAAYFCVQRSPEMRPSMGEVVGLLEGENDRYRNLGEQYIPKFPNS